The Candidatus Schekmanbacteria bacterium genomic interval ATTTAGAAGGGAAATTCTTTGGGCTGCCCAATCAGAAGATATTAGAGTTGGTTTTACTCCCCATAGTTTCTCTGAATAAGGACCAAAGTATATGTTGTAGAGGGATCTTCCAAACCTGTTAACGACCCAATCTTCAAATGAAACATCTTTTTTGTTTAAAAGCTTTCTTGATATGGTTGCTACTATATAATCAAAAAAACATTTTATTGAAACAGACAATTTAAGTTTTGTTACGAGATCTTTTGCTTCTAGAGGATAAGAAAAATATTTGCCTTGAAGTCTTATAGTGCTTTTTCTATCACGCGTTATTACTTCATCAGACATCAAATTATAAATTTCTTTTGCAAGCTCTACATTTTGAGTTATAAATCTGTGTCCACCAAGATCAAAATGATATTCTCCATGCCTTATCGTTTGGCAAAGACCTCCGACCTGCGCTTCTTTTTCAACAAAAATTACATGATTGTTTGCTATGGACAGTTTCCACCCTGCGCTTAATCCACAAGGCCCAGCTCCAAGTATCAATATTTTTCTTTTTTCGTCCATTATCTTTGTTTGAAATTTTTATTCACTAATCGGGTATGATAACGTACTTTTTAAATAATATGTGAAACATCTAAGTCATATGTTTGATATATTTTTTAATCCTTAAAAATGTTCTGTTATACGTACTATTCTCAATGTAATTTTTTAACTTATACAATAGTAGGTAAATCCTCAAGCTTAATTTACACTTAATATAGAACCTGATTTTAAGAAAACATTGTTTTGGATAAAGTGCTATTTGACAATTATAGGTAAGAACGTCGAACTTTTATACATTATAACTTGTTGATAATCTATAGTATTTTATAACTTGAACATATTTGTAGCAAAAAAGTGTCGGAATTTTAGACAGTTTTTTTTTAAAAAAAATTTTTTTTTGAAAACGCAATATTTTTCCTTTGATAAATCAATATGTTAATTATACTAATGGGAATTGGCACAAATGTTGCTTTATTTTTATATACTGTGTGATTTAATATTAAAAAAAGTATATGAAATCAAATTATAAAACCTCTATCGAGTTTTGGAAAGATTTCTTAGAAAATTTATCTGAGATACATGGAATATTTTTGCAGTTAATTGGTAAGAATGGGGTTTCTTATTCTAAGTCATTTAATCAGCGGACAATATGTTCCTATCTGAAAAGATTCAATAAAACTGTAGATGAATGTTCCAAATCCTGCCATGATCTTATACTAAAATGCATAGAAGAACGTGAAGTAAAGAGAATATCTTGCTACATGGGAGTAGAATACTTTGCAGTTCCAGTATTACTAGACAACGGTGAAATTGCCGCTGTTGCTGGAGGTAAAGTATTAACAACAATTCCCTATAGAGAGTCTTATGCTGAACTCTGTGAGAGATATGGCTTAGATTTAGATGAGGTATTAAATTCGATAAATGAGCTTAAGTTTATGAAAGATTCTGCAATAGATTCATATATTAAGATGATTGAAAAGTTCGGTAATAGTTCTGCTTCTGCTTTTTCAGATTTGAGAGAGCTTAAACGTAGTGAATATATTTTTAAGAAAAGTTTTGATGCTATGGAGGAAATTTGTTCTTCTATTGGCTCATTAGAAAAATTTTATTTTGCCATCCTGAACTTTATTACAACTAATTTTAATATAAAAGATGCATCGCTATTAGTGATTAATGAAAATCGATATGAAACAGTAGCGGACATAAGAGATTTTAAAAGCAAAGGCATATTTTCCCAGGTTAGTATATCTTCTACCTCTCATCTTATTGATCAATTAAAGAACAGAGAAACTGGATATCTGGTAGTAACTGATCCCAGTAAGCTTGAGGAATTTGGTATTAAGTGGGGTACTCAATCACTTTCTATTTTCCCGGTTATAACTGGAAGCGGTATGTGGGGAATGATTCTTGTTTTTGATTTTATTTCGAATAATGAGCAAATGGATGATATTTCAAAGTTCTGTGTTAATTTGAAACAAGGAATTGAAAACTTTTTAATTAAGGAAAAAATAGAAAGTATAGGACAGCAAAAAGTTGTATTTAAAAAAATTGTTGAAGATTTAAAAAAATATAATGATGTTAATGAACTGTTAATAACAGTTGCTAACAAAATTGGCTGGTATTTTAATGCTCAAAGAGTTTCAATTGCGATTGTTGATGAAGAAGCTGGCAGGCTTGAGTTAAAGGCTGTGCGTGGAATAGATAAAAATATCATCAATAATGTTAAATACCTTGCTGAAAACAGCATCAGTAATCATGTTTTTAAATCTGGCACTCCCATTTTTGTTAGAGATATAATGAATGATGAGAAATTTTCTAAAATGGCTCATCTTGGCTGTAATGGACGTGCTTTTGCAAGTGTTCCGTTAAGAAATAATGGGACATCGCTTGGTGTTGTAAATTTGAGTGATATCACAGATCAGTCGAATTTGGATGAAGAGTATTTTGAGGCACTAGAGGATTTAATAAAGGTGGCGGCACTGATAATAGAGAAAGCTATTTGCAAGAAAGAATTAGGAAGTATAAACCTTAAATATGTCGATGAAACCACCGGTATTTATAACAAAAAATATTTTACTGAGTATGCAAAAAATACCATAGAAAATTCAAAAAGATATAACCGTAATACTTCTATTGTGCTATTAGATTTTGGCGAAGGGAATGGTATAAATGAAATTAATGTAGAGGATAAGATGAGAACCACTGTAAATGATGCCAGAAAACTTATAAGACGCTCAGATATAATGGCTGCTTATGATAAAAACAAATTTGCTTTTTTATTGCCAGATACTGAAAAGGATGGAGCTCTTATTTTTGCAAGAAAGATTCAGGCGAAAGTTCATGATTTGATATTGCTTTCAGATAAAATTGGCGAAATAAAAGTTAAGGTTGGTGTAAGTACATTCCCAGATGATGGTGATACGTTGGGTGAATTGACATTTATTGCAAAGAATGCCCTTGGTGGTTCAGATAATCCTTCATCTAGTTTCATAGAATAACCTGTAAAAACGGTTTTGTAGAATTTTATTTCCAAATTATTCCATATTCAATCTTTTAACCTTCTGCTTTAAAATTCAACTAATTAGCTTGACTACATTCTTTTATATATTAAGATTCAATCATTGAAAATGTACATATTAATGAGCTGATATTTTTTCACGATATGAGTTACACCTCTAATTGGAGGAATTAGATGAATTATTATAAAAAAGTTATGTTTATTTTATTATTTTTTTGTTTGTCTATAGTAGGTGTTTTGCGTGCATCAGACGAATATATAATTGGAGAAGAAGATATTATTGAAATATCAGTTTGGAAGAATCCCGAATTAAGTAAAGTTGTTGTTGTGAGACCTGATGGAATGATTTCATTGCCACTTATAGATGATATCCAGGCTAAAGGCATGACAGCGCTTCAATTGAGAGATAAGCTAATTGAAAAACTAACAAAATTTATTGAAGTCCCTGATATTACAGTCACTCTTAGAGAAATCAACTCATATAAAGTCTATGTTATATATAACGGTCAAGGTCAATCTGGGGAATTTACTCTTAAACGAAATGTAAATCTTCTTCAGTTTTTCGCGAAAATCGGTGGTATTAAAGATATTGATTTGAAACAGTCTTATATTCTTCGTGATAATAAAAAAATTGATGTGGATATGAACAAACTTATTGATGATAATGATTTGGCACAAAACATAGAATTAAAGCCAAATGATACATTTTTTTTTCAGGATAAATTTTCTTCTCGAATCACTGTAATAGGGCAGGTACAGAAACCTGGTATTGTTAGCTACAGGAAAGGACTTACTTTGGTTGATGTTATATTGGAAAGTGGAGGAGTTACTGATTTTGCACGCTCTTCTGGTACAAAAGTAATTAGGAAGGCTGATGGGGAAGAAAAAATAATTAAAGTCGATATGGCTGATATATTGGAAGATGGAGAAATAGATAAAAATATTCCTGTAGAGCCTGGTGATACTGTGATTGTGCCAAAAGGATTCCTGTGACCTGTATAAGAAAAACAATTTTACTTTTTTTGTTGGCTATTATTTTATCACTCTGTTTAATGGTGAATGCTAACTATTGTTGTGCCGGAGGTTTTGATTTACGTGGTTCTATTGGAGTTGATGAAGAATATAATGACAATGTTTTTCTGCTTCGTTCAAAAAAAATAGATGATTTCATGACTAGAGTGAGACCTATTGTTGATCTAACATACAGAATTAATGAAAAAAATTATTTAGAAACTAGCTATTCAGGTGAGGCAATATTTCATAGGAAAAGCACACCCTATGTTAATGACGAAATGAGGCATACCCTAGATTCTCGATTACAAATAGCTCCACTGAATAATGTAGTGTTATTTTTGAAAGATGATTACAGCGAAATCCCAATAGATACGCGTGAACCAGATCGCTTTAAAGGTAGAAATCGTAACCTTACTGGAAAAAATGATTTCAATATTTCTTTGTCATATCTAAGGGATTATACTGCAACAATTAACACAGAATTTAAAGCCTATTATGATGATATAAGGATTAATTCTAATTCAATCAATAATAAAGAAACAGTGGGTTGTTCACTTCAATTGAATAAAATAATTTCAAATAATACTTCTATTTTTGGAAAAGTTATTGCTGAATCAGTAAACCAGAGTATAGCATCTGATTATGATTTAATGTCATACCAGGGTGGTTTCACATATGAGCAACTTAAAAAACTTAAATTGTTTTTTACAGGTGGAGTAGTGAATAAAGATTATAAAACTGCAAAAAACCTCGATGAGTTTTTTTTAGAAGCAAATGGCGAATATGCAATACTTCAAAATTTATATTTAACTGGAAGTTTCAAAAAAGGTTTTGAAGATAATGAAGAAAGAAGAAATGCGAAAAAAAATGCATATGAACTTAAGAATTATACTGTGGGGTTTGAATATAGGCTTATAGGAAATGGAGTGATAAAAGTTTCAGGTTTTTCGAATAAGAAAGATTTCAAACAAGCTAATAGAATGGATAAGTCAAAAGGGTTAGGATTAGATGGGACTATTTTTTTTACAAAATTAATGTCATTCATGTTTAATGTAAATTACAGTAAAAGTAAATTTCTGTCAGAAGAACAGAATAGAAATGATAAAACTTTGCTGTTAGGATGTGGAATAT includes:
- a CDS encoding PocR ligand-binding domain-containing protein; its protein translation is MKSNYKTSIEFWKDFLENLSEIHGIFLQLIGKNGVSYSKSFNQRTICSYLKRFNKTVDECSKSCHDLILKCIEEREVKRISCYMGVEYFAVPVLLDNGEIAAVAGGKVLTTIPYRESYAELCERYGLDLDEVLNSINELKFMKDSAIDSYIKMIEKFGNSSASAFSDLRELKRSEYIFKKSFDAMEEICSSIGSLEKFYFAILNFITTNFNIKDASLLVINENRYETVADIRDFKSKGIFSQVSISSTSHLIDQLKNRETGYLVVTDPSKLEEFGIKWGTQSLSIFPVITGSGMWGMILVFDFISNNEQMDDISKFCVNLKQGIENFLIKEKIESIGQQKVVFKKIVEDLKKYNDVNELLITVANKIGWYFNAQRVSIAIVDEEAGRLELKAVRGIDKNIINNVKYLAENSISNHVFKSGTPIFVRDIMNDEKFSKMAHLGCNGRAFASVPLRNNGTSLGVVNLSDITDQSNLDEEYFEALEDLIKVAALIIEKAICKKELGSINLKYVDETTGIYNKKYFTEYAKNTIENSKRYNRNTSIVLLDFGEGNGINEINVEDKMRTTVNDARKLIRRSDIMAAYDKNKFAFLLPDTEKDGALIFARKIQAKVHDLILLSDKIGEIKVKVGVSTFPDDGDTLGELTFIAKNALGGSDNPSSSFIE
- a CDS encoding polysaccharide biosynthesis/export family protein, encoding MNYYKKVMFILLFFCLSIVGVLRASDEYIIGEEDIIEISVWKNPELSKVVVVRPDGMISLPLIDDIQAKGMTALQLRDKLIEKLTKFIEVPDITVTLREINSYKVYVIYNGQGQSGEFTLKRNVNLLQFFAKIGGIKDIDLKQSYILRDNKKIDVDMNKLIDDNDLAQNIELKPNDTFFFQDKFSSRITVIGQVQKPGIVSYRKGLTLVDVILESGGVTDFARSSGTKVIRKADGEEKIIKVDMADILEDGEIDKNIPVEPGDTVIVPKGFL
- a CDS encoding outer membrane beta-barrel protein, which produces MTCIRKTILLFLLAIILSLCLMVNANYCCAGGFDLRGSIGVDEEYNDNVFLLRSKKIDDFMTRVRPIVDLTYRINEKNYLETSYSGEAIFHRKSTPYVNDEMRHTLDSRLQIAPLNNVVLFLKDDYSEIPIDTREPDRFKGRNRNLTGKNDFNISLSYLRDYTATINTEFKAYYDDIRINSNSINNKETVGCSLQLNKIISNNTSIFGKVIAESVNQSIASDYDLMSYQGGFTYEQLKKLKLFFTGGVVNKDYKTAKNLDEFFLEANGEYAILQNLYLTGSFKKGFEDNEERRNAKKNAYELKNYTVGFEYRLIGNGVIKVSGFSNKKDFKQANRMDKSKGLGLDGTIFFTKLMSFMFNVNYSKSKFLSEEQNRNDKTLLLGCGIFIHPFSWLQTGVRYLRTDRNSNINIRDYIVNRYTYNITLLF